In a single window of the Lacerta agilis isolate rLacAgi1 chromosome 15, rLacAgi1.pri, whole genome shotgun sequence genome:
- the RFFL gene encoding LOW QUALITY PROTEIN: E3 ubiquitin-protein ligase rififylin (The sequence of the model RefSeq protein was modified relative to this genomic sequence to represent the inferred CDS: inserted 6 bases in 4 codons; substituted 1 base at 1 genomic stop codon), with protein MWATCCNWFCLNGQPEEIQHCPQQGTRAQAYANAGYSSFPSPTGPEQGCKGCGARFSNASLKHICLDCKKTFCLACSHQPESGPCLCHLCERXRATAFQXEELIKMKGKDLRDYLELREISTEMCREKDELVYLIIGQQPTVGPQGDRTARVSPVTIVSPAQEREAPAPTSSGLSCXVASTDPALQTEEQPQANGHVTEXQGDMAEVENAVEALTEEETQSTDSEDNLVPGRRASLSDLTXVRDIDALSVRQLKEILARNFVNYKGCCEKWELMERVTRLYKEKDLQQLVSDTDDQAAPSGNATLPGSEDNLCKVCMDSVIDCVLLECGHMVTCTKCGKRMNECPICRQYVIRAVHVFRS; from the exons ATGTGGGCGACATGCTGCAACTGGTTTTGCCTGAACGGGCAGCCCGAGGAGATCCAGCACTGCCCGCAGCAGGGGACCCGCGCGCAAGCCTACGCCAACGCCGGCTACAGCTCCTTCCCTTCGCCCACTGGCCCTGAGCAGGGCTGCAAAGGCTGCGGGGCCCGTTTCAGCAACGCCTCCCTTAAG CACATCTGCCTGGACTGTAAAAAGACCTTCTGCCTCGCCTGCTCGCACCAGCCGGAGAGCGGCCCCTGCCTCTGCCACCTCTGCGAGC TCCGGGCCACAGCCTTCC CGGAGGAGCTGATCAAAATGAAGGGGAAAGACCTGCGGGACTACCTGGAGCTGCGGGAGATCTCCACCGAAATGTGCCGCGAGAAGGATGAGCTGGTGTATCTGATCATCGGCCAGCAGCCCACTGTGGGTCCCCAGGGAGACAGGACTGCCCGGGTTTCTCCGGTGACGATCGTCTCCCCTGCCCAGGAGCGAGAGGCCCCTGCACCTACCTCATCCGGACTGTCCTGCTGAGTGGCCTCGACAGACCCTGCCTTGCAGACTGAAGAGCAGCCGCAG GCAAATGGGCATGTTACCGA CCAGGGCGACATGGCGGAAGTCGAGAACGCAGTGGAAGCACTGACCGAGGAGGAGACGCAG TCCACCGACTCTGAGGATAACCTAGTTCCGGGGCGGAGGGCATCCCTCTCTGACCTGAC AGTGAGAGACATCGATGCCCTCTCCGTAAGGCAGCTGAAGGAGATCCTCGCTCGGAACTTTGTCAACTACAAGGGCTGTTGTGAGAAATGGGAGCTGATGGAGAGAGTGACCCGCCTGTACAAAGAGAAGGACCTTCAGCAGCTGG tTTCTGATACGGATGATCAAGCTG CTCCCTCTGGCAACGCCACTCTCCCTGGCTCGGAGGACAACCTCTGCAAGGTCTGCATGGACTCAGTCATTGACTGCGTCCTCCTGGAGTGCGGCCACATGGTTACCTGCACCAAGTGTGGGAAGCGCATGAACGAGTGCCCCATCTGCCGGCAGTACGTGATCAGAGCTGTCCATGTCTTCAGGTCTTAA